A stretch of the Siphonobacter curvatus genome encodes the following:
- a CDS encoding WecB/TagA/CpsF family glycosyltransferase: MKKFLLSININLGEYDSFLNRIVYNASENISSYVCVANVHMLVEAYNNQSFAEIVNNADLITPDGMPLTWGLKLVHGIRQERVAGMDLLPDLLSLASKHKLPVYFYGGTQAMLDQTEIYVSENYPDLQLAGMYSPPFRVLTSQEEHQVINSINGSGAKIVFVALGCPKQEKWMASMKGYINATMIGIGGALPVMIGMQKRAPEWMQRTSLEWLYRLSQEPKRLFKRYAVTNSMYLLLLAKELFSRKTLKSI, from the coding sequence ATGAAAAAATTTCTTTTATCAATCAATATTAATTTAGGAGAATATGATTCTTTCTTGAATCGAATTGTCTACAATGCCTCTGAAAACATTTCATCTTATGTTTGTGTGGCGAATGTTCATATGTTGGTTGAGGCTTACAATAATCAATCATTTGCTGAAATCGTTAATAACGCTGACTTAATTACTCCAGATGGTATGCCTCTTACATGGGGTTTGAAATTAGTTCATGGCATAAGACAAGAACGTGTTGCTGGTATGGACTTACTACCAGACTTACTTTCATTGGCATCTAAACATAAATTACCTGTATACTTCTATGGTGGAACACAAGCAATGTTAGATCAGACAGAAATTTATGTTTCGGAAAACTATCCTGATTTGCAATTAGCAGGTATGTATAGTCCCCCTTTCAGAGTTTTAACTTCTCAAGAAGAACATCAAGTTATTAATTCTATTAATGGTAGCGGTGCTAAAATTGTTTTTGTGGCATTAGGATGCCCTAAGCAGGAAAAATGGATGGCCTCAATGAAAGGATATATTAATGCAACCATGATTGGAATAGGAGGGGCCTTACCCGTAATGATCGGTATGCAGAAAAGAGCGCCAGAATGGATGCAAAGAACAAGTCTAGAGTGGTTATATAGACTTTCTCAGGAACCAAAGCGCTTGTTCAAGCGGTATGCTGTTACAAATTCTATGTACTTGTTGTTGTTAGCGAAAGAGTTATTCTCAAGAAAGACATTAAAATCAATCTAA